In the genome of Electrophorus electricus isolate fEleEle1 chromosome 21, fEleEle1.pri, whole genome shotgun sequence, the window gaaaaacaacaaatcatttGGAGACTACTTTAGCATAAACAGCACCCAGAGTGTTCCTCTTTTCATCACAGAGGGCAAGGATGGGACCAAAGAGGACAGACATGACCAAACTGGTCGCAGAGGAACGTTCGGTGCTCTCCATCTTTGCACTGAACTGGTGGAGACTTTGCAGAGTCACAATATAAGTCATCCCACAACTGTGCAGAAGCAAACGATTCCCAAACTGTTACGGGGACATAACGTCTTGTGCGCAGCAGAGACGGGCAGTGGAAAAACACTTGCATACCTCCTTCCTATTATCCACAAGTTACGTCAGGAGATGCCACCTGAAGAAATTATGGACTCTGAAAGGAAGACTCGAGCAGTGGTCCTGGTGCCGTCACGAGAGCTGGCGCAGCAGATCACTTTGGTTGCCAGGGCGATGAGCCAGCCGTTCCGCTTCGTGACAAAGGTGGtcggaggagggaggggggttggCAGCATCAAAGCAGCGTTCTGCCACGGTCAGCCCCACATTCTGGTTGCCACCCCTGGTGCCCTTCTGAAAGCACTGTGGAGGAGTTACCTGGACCTACACGAAGTGCACTACATGGTGGTTGACGAAGCCGACACGATGTTTGACCCCAGCTTTGTGGGCATGCTGGAGGAAATCCTCCTCCAGACCCAGGTCGCAGCTAGCCTCTCGGAGACAGAGGGTCTGATCCGCAAGGCCcaactggtggtggtgggagccACTTTCCCTGGAGGGGTCGGGGAGCTCCTCAGCAAAGTGACCGACCTGGGCAGCATGCTGACGGTGAAGAGCAGGATGCTTCATTACCTCATGCCGCACGTCAAGCAGACTTTCCTGAAAGTGAGGAGTGCGGAGAAGGTGCTGGAACTTCATCAGGCTCTGAAGGAGGTGGCGCCCCAGCAGAAAGGTGTGTTGGTGTTCTGCAACAAGGCGCCTACCGTCAACTGGTTGGGCTACGCCCTGGAGGAGATGGGCCTGCGTCACGTGAGACTCCAGGGGCAAATGCCTGCAGCCATGAGGGAAGGAATATTCCGGAACTTTCAGAAGGGCCTCGTGGATGTCCTCATTTGTACTGACATTGCTTCCCGAGGGCTTGACACGCAGAGGGTGGGACTGGTGGTCAACTATGACTTCCCTGAGTCCTACACGGACTATATCCACAGAGCGGGGCGTGTGGGCAGGGCAGGAGGCTCAGGTGCAGGACACGTCCTGAGTTTCGTCACCTACCGATGGGACGTGGACCTGGTGTGGAAGATCGAGACAGCAGCCAGAAGGAGAATGGCTTTACCGGGGATGGAGACACAGATCCACAAACCCAGTACAAAATCCTGCTCTTAGGAGAGCAAGTGACACTTCCACAAATCCATTACCAGCGTGACACATTATCATGCCACAGCTCTTGTTAAGGAATGCCTAATATATTAATGATAACCTCTTTGACTGAGGAGAAAAGTGATGATGTAACACAAGTTTTTAAGTTAAATAAAGAGAGTAATTGCAGT includes:
- the ddx28 gene encoding probable ATP-dependent RNA helicase DDX28, which codes for MPLSRSVIKMRLAQAACLDGSVSKHLVRQVFSCAASRCSAAVARGLDAPPQPVVIRVPRRAQERVEDVKRVRRKNLARVPTAQAGKLLIKSKNPVFNQAVGYTLGRFEEPMLTSKGWKNNKSFGDYFSINSTQSVPLFITEGKDGTKEDRHDQTGRRGTFGALHLCTELVETLQSHNISHPTTVQKQTIPKLLRGHNVLCAAETGSGKTLAYLLPIIHKLRQEMPPEEIMDSERKTRAVVLVPSRELAQQITLVARAMSQPFRFVTKVVGGGRGVGSIKAAFCHGQPHILVATPGALLKALWRSYLDLHEVHYMVVDEADTMFDPSFVGMLEEILLQTQVAASLSETEGLIRKAQLVVVGATFPGGVGELLSKVTDLGSMLTVKSRMLHYLMPHVKQTFLKVRSAEKVLELHQALKEVAPQQKGVLVFCNKAPTVNWLGYALEEMGLRHVRLQGQMPAAMREGIFRNFQKGLVDVLICTDIASRGLDTQRVGLVVNYDFPESYTDYIHRAGRVGRAGGSGAGHVLSFVTYRWDVDLVWKIETAARRRMALPGMETQIHKPSTKSCS